Proteins from a single region of Bacillus carboniphilus:
- a CDS encoding 1-deoxy-D-xylulose-5-phosphate reductoisomerase, producing the protein MKSINLLGASGSIGTQTLDVIREHPSSFSLHAFAVGKNVEAALDIIREFQPKLVSVQNKSDAELIKMEYPSIRCTYGKDGLVEVATEDGGDIVVNAVTGSLGLKPTLEAIKLGKTMAIANKETLVTAGHIVMEEAAKYKASLLPVDSEHTAIFQCLQGEYAKNIERLVITASGGSFRDKTREELEGVTVEQALNHPNWSMGAKITIDSATMMNKGLEVIEAHWLFNIPYEKIDVLLHKESIIHSMVEFHDSSVMAQLGTPDMRVPIQYALSYPDRLPLKSAKRLSLADVGMLHFQKMDLERFRCLHFAFEAGKAGGSMPTVLNAANEVAVQAFLDGQITFLEIEDIVEQALLKHEKIAHPDLDTILEVDRETREWVHSLVSHSKRK; encoded by the coding sequence TTGAAATCTATTAACTTACTGGGGGCTAGTGGCTCCATTGGTACACAAACATTGGATGTTATTCGTGAACATCCATCTTCTTTTTCTTTACATGCGTTTGCTGTTGGAAAAAATGTAGAAGCAGCGCTTGATATCATTCGAGAATTTCAACCTAAATTAGTATCTGTTCAGAATAAAAGTGATGCGGAACTAATAAAAATGGAATATCCAAGCATAAGATGTACATATGGGAAAGATGGTTTAGTGGAAGTGGCAACAGAAGATGGCGGTGATATCGTTGTAAATGCTGTTACTGGAAGTTTAGGCTTAAAGCCTACTTTAGAAGCAATCAAATTAGGGAAGACGATGGCGATTGCGAACAAAGAAACTTTGGTAACGGCTGGTCATATTGTAATGGAAGAAGCCGCTAAATATAAAGCTAGCCTTTTACCAGTTGACAGTGAGCATACAGCAATTTTTCAGTGTCTGCAAGGGGAATACGCTAAGAACATTGAAAGATTAGTCATAACAGCTTCTGGAGGTAGTTTCCGAGATAAAACCCGGGAAGAATTAGAGGGTGTTACAGTTGAACAAGCTCTAAATCATCCCAACTGGTCTATGGGAGCCAAGATTACGATTGATTCGGCAACCATGATGAATAAAGGGTTAGAAGTCATTGAAGCTCATTGGTTATTTAATATCCCGTATGAGAAGATTGACGTATTATTACATAAAGAAAGTATTATTCACTCCATGGTGGAATTCCATGATTCAAGTGTGATGGCCCAGTTGGGAACACCGGACATGCGAGTCCCCATCCAGTATGCCTTATCCTATCCTGATCGTCTTCCATTGAAATCCGCGAAACGTTTAAGTTTGGCTGATGTAGGTATGCTTCATTTTCAAAAAATGGATCTAGAGAGGTTTAGATGTCTTCATTTTGCTTTTGAAGCGGGGAAGGCAGGTGGCTCTATGCCAACGGTCTTAAATGCAGCGAACGAAGTGGCCGTACAAGCCTTTTTAGATGGACAAATTACATTTCTTGAGATTGAAGATATAGTGGAACAAGCATTACTTAAACATGAAAAAATAGCGCACCCTGACCTAGACACTATTTTAGAGGTCGACCGAGAAACAAGAGAGTGGGTACACTCACTGGTTTCCCATTCAAAACGGAAGTGA
- the rseP gene encoding RIP metalloprotease RseP, whose amino-acid sequence MQTVIAFILIFGSLVFFHELGHFMFAKRAGILCREFAIGFGPKIFSYRKGETLYTIRLLPIGGYVRMAGEDPEVVEIKPGYRVGLVLDKDEVVTKIILNKKDQYSNIRVMEVEAIDMEHNLFIEGFIEDDEDEKKVRLSIHPSATIVEDGVETLIAPYDRQFASKTLGQRAMAIFAGPMMNFVLAFFIFLIIGFLQGVPLNDPVLGEITNDGAAKESGLKQGDVVQSIDGAEVSNWVDIIEIVQKHPGEQITFSIVRGEEMLEVPVTPKVYDDGEQEIGQIGVYRPFEKNPLAVFEYGVTETYFWTKQIIFILGKLVTGQFSIDMLSGPVGIYKSTEEVANQGIYNLMKWAALLSINLGIMNLLPLPALDGGRLLFFAVELVRGKPIDRQKEGIVHFIGFALLMLLMLVVTWNDIQRFFL is encoded by the coding sequence TTGCAAACAGTGATAGCCTTTATTCTTATTTTTGGTTCACTTGTATTTTTCCATGAACTAGGACACTTTATGTTCGCCAAACGAGCAGGCATTCTATGTAGAGAGTTTGCGATTGGGTTTGGCCCCAAAATCTTCTCCTATCGAAAAGGAGAAACACTTTACACCATTCGTCTTTTACCAATTGGTGGTTATGTAAGAATGGCTGGTGAAGACCCCGAGGTAGTGGAAATTAAACCTGGCTATCGTGTTGGCTTGGTCTTAGATAAGGATGAAGTTGTAACCAAAATTATATTAAATAAGAAAGATCAATACTCAAATATTCGAGTGATGGAAGTTGAAGCCATCGACATGGAGCACAACCTTTTTATTGAAGGATTTATTGAAGATGATGAAGACGAGAAAAAGGTGAGACTTTCCATTCACCCTAGCGCAACAATTGTGGAGGATGGGGTTGAAACCCTAATCGCCCCTTATGATCGTCAATTTGCTTCAAAGACCTTAGGTCAAAGAGCAATGGCGATTTTTGCAGGTCCAATGATGAACTTCGTTTTGGCATTCTTTATTTTCTTAATCATTGGTTTCCTACAGGGTGTTCCGTTGAATGATCCAGTTTTAGGTGAGATCACAAACGATGGAGCTGCGAAGGAGTCTGGTCTGAAACAGGGAGATGTGGTTCAATCTATTGATGGAGCTGAAGTTTCAAATTGGGTTGACATTATTGAAATCGTACAAAAACACCCAGGTGAGCAAATAACTTTCTCCATTGTCCGTGGAGAAGAAATGTTAGAGGTTCCTGTTACACCAAAGGTTTACGATGATGGAGAGCAAGAGATTGGTCAAATCGGTGTGTATCGCCCATTTGAGAAGAATCCATTAGCAGTATTTGAGTATGGAGTAACGGAAACCTATTTCTGGACAAAACAAATTATATTTATTTTAGGTAAGCTCGTAACGGGGCAATTCTCGATTGATATGCTTTCCGGTCCTGTTGGGATCTACAAGAGTACTGAGGAAGTGGCCAATCAAGGAATTTACAATCTGATGAAGTGGGCGGCACTCTTAAGTATTAACTTAGGAATCATGAACCTTCTACCACTTCCAGCCCTTGATGGAGGAAGATTATTATTCTTTGCTGTGGAACTAGTTCGAGGTAAACCTATTGATCGTCAAAAAGAAGGAATTGTCCATTTTATTGGATTTGCATTACTGATGTTACTGATGTTAGTCGTAACATGGAATGATATACAGCGGTTCTTTTTATAA